CCGCAAACTCTGTCTCCAAGTTGGGAAAAAATGGGTTGGACACCAGAGTTACATGAAAATTGGGTTCACCGCCTCGGAAATTTAGTGTTACTTTCTAGAAAAAAGAATGCTGCTGCGGGTAACTATAGTTACGAAAAGAAGAAAACAGCTTATTTCCAAAGCGGAAGTGCAACAGTTTTTCCAATAACAACGCGAGTTCTTAGTCAGCCTGAATGGACTCCTGCTATTGTGGAATCTAACCAAAGTTATTATTTGAATACCCTTAAGAAAATTTGGAATTACTAAAAGTGGCGCGATCGCGCACAATTTTCAAAAGGAATTATCCGACATGAAAACTAAGACCATTACATTTGCTGAATTAAAAGATTTTTTATTCAATTTTGGGTTTGAAACATTATCAACTGCTGGCTCTCAAAAAGTATTTAAACACTTCTCCTCAGGGGCATTAATTGCTTTGCCTTATTATCAAGAAAGTGCCTGCATTCGTCAGATTCATTTAGTTGCAATTCGTCGGATTCTGTTAGAATATAGGCTGGTAGATGAAGAAACCTGCGATCGCGTTTTTACTCAGAAAATTTCCCTTTCTTGACCAACGGTTAATGGATAATAATGACTTTAATTTCTCTTCACATCGAGAATTTTGCCTTAGTGGATCAACTGGAATTAGATTTAGGGGAGGGCTTGAATGTTCTCACGGGAGAGACAGGCGCAGGAAAATCCATTATTCTGGACGCAATTGATGCCGCATTAGGGGGCAAGGTTAGTAGTCGCTTTATTCGTACAGGAAGCGAAAAAGCCCTAGTAGAGGCAACATTTACTCTCACTCCTGCGGTGGAAGAGTGGTTACAACACCAAGATATTGATTTACTTGATGACCAAACCGTGGTTTGTAGTCGGGAAATGTCTCTAAAGGGAAATGGACTCCGATCGCGCTCTCGGGTGAATGGGGTTTTAGTGAATCGTCCCCTCATTAATGAATTACGCCCCTATTTGGTGGAAATTACGGCGCAAGGGCAAACGGTGGCACTGATGATTCCTGCCCGTCAACGGGAACTTTTAGATACTTATGGAGGACAAGCCCTTTTAAAGCAACGGAAAAAAGTAGCTGCTGCCTATGAAGATTATTATGAAGCGAAGGAAACTTTAGAAACTCGTCGCCAATCAGAACAAGAACGCCTGCAACGATTGGATTGG
This window of the Euhalothece natronophila Z-M001 genome carries:
- a CDS encoding type II toxin-antitoxin system HicA family toxin, translated to MKTKTITFAELKDFLFNFGFETLSTAGSQKVFKHFSSGALIALPYYQESACIRQIHLVAIRRILLEYRLVDEETCDRVFTQKISLS